One genomic segment of Ignavibacteriota bacterium includes these proteins:
- the zapA gene encoding cell division protein ZapA, which produces MSEKKKLKVKIFDKEFSLLVENEEIATELANYVNKIMDETKAELKDQPTETIAIIAALNIAYDLSVEKNKFREFSIQATDKIKKIKLLLDKSDIESIPS; this is translated from the coding sequence ATGTCAGAAAAAAAGAAGCTAAAAGTAAAAATATTTGATAAAGAATTTTCATTGCTCGTAGAAAATGAAGAAATTGCAACAGAATTAGCTAACTATGTAAATAAAATTATGGATGAAACAAAAGCGGAATTAAAAGATCAGCCTACAGAAACTATTGCTATAATAGCTGCATTAAATATTGCCTATGATTTATCCGTAGAAAAAAATAAGTTTAGAGAATTTAGTATACAAGCAACTGATAAAATTAAAAAAATAAAGCTTCTTTTAGACAAATCTGATATTGAGTCCATTCCATCATAA
- a CDS encoding phenylalanine--tRNA ligase subunit beta encodes MIVSLNWLKEYVNLEGISVQEIVDKLTTSGSEVEEVIDKSSEFNNINVAKVENVKKHPNADKLSVCKVNDGTKIYDVVCGAPNVQAGQTVAFAKVGAIIPNGKFEIKEAKIRGEKSSGMICAEDELGLSEDHSGIMVLDENLKIGEPLAKALNMDDVILEVAITPNRSDELSHIGLARDLSAIFNRELNLPKLQTEFKIVEKNKFAEIKIENLQACPRYSGIVVKNIKVDESPKWLKDKLTKIGLRPINNIVDITNFVLHEVGQPLHAFDLDKISGSKIIVKNFVGEGKFTTLDSKERNMFSSDLMICDAEKPIAIAGVMGGENSEVTSETKNLLIESAYFNPSSVRKTAKHLGLSSDASYRFERGIDPNGTLFAGLRTAELIQQIAGGEIITEIIDVYPNKIEEKILNVRFSRIEKILGFKISEEKIKSILVGLKFQIVNSDEEKIEVKVPTFRNDIEREIDLIEEIIRIYGLDEIPPVQKISLSLNKKVDETDFENSVKNKLIALEFNEVISNSLLSDEKIIGSKNPIKVLNPQSTEMSTLRTTLLPGILMNISRNIKVKETDLRFFEIGEVFSSVNNNIKSFEDIEENQNLILAICGERISSSWFHKNQEFDFYDLVGFNDRILSSLNFNGKFEKEFECDDNIFEYGFTQKIDNKIIGIGGKINQAILEKFDISKDVFVVEYNLTQFKTFDRLLKKNIPLLKYPKVFRDFSFILDKKITYFEVLKTIKESSSNLLKNVNLFDIFESESLGMDKKSLAFQLEYFDEAKTLREEEIDADFWKTIEAVKIKFNAELRG; translated from the coding sequence TTGATAGTTTCACTTAATTGGTTGAAAGAATACGTAAACTTAGAGGGAATTTCTGTTCAAGAAATTGTTGATAAATTAACAACTTCCGGATCTGAAGTTGAAGAAGTAATTGATAAATCTAGTGAATTTAATAATATAAATGTTGCAAAAGTTGAAAATGTAAAAAAACATCCCAACGCAGATAAACTTTCTGTTTGCAAAGTTAACGATGGAACTAAAATTTATGATGTTGTTTGCGGCGCGCCAAATGTTCAAGCGGGACAAACAGTTGCGTTTGCAAAAGTTGGTGCAATTATTCCAAATGGAAAATTTGAAATTAAAGAAGCAAAAATTCGTGGTGAAAAATCTTCTGGAATGATTTGCGCAGAAGATGAACTCGGACTTTCCGAAGATCATTCCGGAATTATGGTTTTAGATGAAAATCTTAAAATTGGTGAACCGCTTGCAAAAGCGTTAAATATGGATGATGTAATTCTTGAAGTTGCAATCACTCCAAATCGCTCCGATGAATTAAGTCATATTGGTTTAGCAAGAGATTTATCAGCAATATTTAATCGCGAACTAAATCTTCCAAAACTTCAAACTGAATTTAAAATTGTTGAAAAAAATAAATTTGCTGAAATCAAAATAGAAAATCTGCAAGCTTGTCCGCGCTATTCCGGAATTGTTGTAAAAAATATTAAAGTTGACGAATCACCAAAATGGCTGAAAGATAAACTTACCAAAATTGGTTTGCGACCAATAAATAATATTGTTGATATTACAAATTTTGTTCTTCATGAAGTTGGTCAACCTTTGCACGCTTTTGATTTAGATAAAATTTCCGGAAGTAAAATTATTGTTAAAAATTTTGTTGGTGAAGGTAAATTCACAACTTTAGATTCAAAAGAAAGAAATATGTTTTCTTCGGATTTAATGATTTGCGATGCGGAAAAACCAATTGCAATTGCCGGAGTAATGGGCGGAGAAAATTCCGAAGTAACTTCAGAAACAAAAAATTTATTAATTGAAAGTGCATATTTTAATCCTTCATCAGTAAGAAAAACAGCAAAACATTTAGGTTTATCTTCAGATGCATCTTACAGATTTGAAAGAGGAATTGATCCAAACGGAACTTTATTTGCCGGATTGCGAACTGCAGAATTAATTCAGCAAATTGCCGGTGGTGAAATTATCACAGAAATAATTGATGTTTATCCGAATAAAATTGAAGAGAAAATTCTTAATGTAAGATTTTCAAGAATTGAAAAAATATTAGGTTTCAAAATTTCCGAAGAAAAAATAAAATCAATTTTGGTTGGACTAAAATTCCAAATTGTAAATTCCGATGAAGAAAAAATTGAAGTAAAAGTTCCAACTTTCAGAAATGATATTGAACGCGAAATAGATTTAATTGAAGAAATTATTAGAATTTATGGATTGGATGAAATTCCACCGGTTCAAAAAATTTCTTTATCATTGAACAAAAAAGTTGATGAAACTGATTTTGAAAACTCGGTAAAAAATAAATTAATTGCGTTGGAATTTAATGAAGTAATCAGCAATTCGTTATTGAGCGATGAAAAAATAATTGGAAGTAAAAATCCGATTAAAGTTTTAAATCCGCAAAGTACCGAAATGTCAACGCTTAGAACTACATTGCTTCCGGGAATATTAATGAATATTTCCAGAAACATAAAAGTTAAAGAAACCGATTTAAGATTTTTTGAAATTGGCGAAGTATTTTCATCAGTAAATAATAATATAAAAAGTTTTGAAGATATTGAAGAAAATCAAAATTTAATTTTGGCAATATGCGGAGAAAGAATAAGTTCAAGCTGGTTCCATAAAAATCAAGAATTTGATTTTTATGATTTAGTTGGATTTAACGATAGAATTTTATCATCATTAAATTTTAACGGAAAATTTGAAAAAGAATTTGAATGTGATGATAATATTTTTGAATATGGGTTTACTCAGAAAATTGATAATAAAATTATTGGAATTGGCGGAAAAATAAATCAAGCAATTTTAGAAAAATTTGATATTTCTAAAGATGTTTTTGTTGTAGAATATAATTTAACTCAATTCAAAACTTTTGATAGATTATTAAAGAAAAATATTCCGTTATTAAAATATCCGAAAGTGTTCAGAGATTTTAGTTTCATTTTAGATAAAAAAATTACCTATTTTGAAGTATTGAAGACAATAAAAGAATCTAGTTCTAACCTATTGAAAAATGTAAATTTATTTGATATCTTTGAAAGCGAAAGTTTAGGTATGGACAAAAAAAGTTTAGCATTTCAGTTAGAATATTTTGATGAAGCCAAAACTTTACGCGAAGAAGAAATTGATGCAGATTTTTGGAAAACAATAGAAGCTGTTAAAATTAAATTTAACGCAGAATTAAGAGGTTAA
- a CDS encoding dephospho-CoA kinase, translated as MKKLAIGITGGIGSGKSTVSEFYETKGFHVIKADQIAKNIMQNDSEVIARIKSEFGNESYLENKLNSKFIAKIVFQNEQKLRKLNSIVHPATIKEISEEIKKYHISENIIFVEAALIFEAKMEELFDYILLVTADDEIRIERVSSRDKVSKDEIAKRIENQIPEKIKKSQSDFIIENNKSLDELKSKSEFFLKLFQTI; from the coding sequence ATGAAAAAATTAGCAATAGGAATAACCGGCGGAATTGGTTCCGGGAAATCTACAGTTTCTGAGTTTTATGAAACAAAGGGATTTCATGTAATTAAAGCTGATCAAATTGCAAAAAATATAATGCAAAATGATTCTGAAGTAATTGCAAGAATTAAAAGTGAATTCGGAAATGAATCATATCTGGAAAATAAGTTAAACTCAAAATTTATTGCAAAAATTGTTTTTCAAAATGAACAAAAATTAAGAAAGTTAAATTCTATTGTTCATCCGGCAACAATAAAAGAAATTTCTGAAGAAATAAAAAAATATCACATTTCTGAAAATATAATTTTTGTTGAAGCCGCATTAATATTTGAAGCCAAAATGGAAGAACTTTTTGATTACATTTTATTGGTTACGGCTGATGATGAAATTAGAATTGAAAGAGTAAGCAGTAGAGATAAAGTTTCCAAAGATGAAATTGCAAAAAGAATTGAGAATCAAATTCCGGAGAAAATAAAAAAATCCCAATCAGACTTTATTATTGAAAACAATAAAAGTTTAGATGAACTAAAATCAAAATCAGAATTTTTCCTAAAATTATTTCAAACAATTTAA
- the rny gene encoding ribonuclease Y, producing MDYSNILFIVAAIVVTFVIAFAIGWFIHSKIASNKISVAKENAANIIADAEKEAKNIKREKLLEVKDEWLKKKQEFDGEKNTKLQKLQVYEKKIEQREQSLEKKYELVTEKEKENKEIDRQIKKHQEIIEKKLEEVDKLIADQNIRLEKTAGLTKDEAKKMLMENVIDKAKSDASQFVNEIKDKAKSEAKKESQKIIVQAIQRTAVDHSVETTVSVLQIQNDEMKGRIIGREGRNIRAFEAATGVDVIVDDTPEAVILSAFDQFRREIARISLERLIADGRIHPSRIEEVVKKVEQELDEEIQKEGENVLIQLGIHGVNRDLVKFIGRMKYRSSYGQNLLQHSIEVAYITGFMAAELGFDQQIAKRAGLLHDIGKTVDKSIEGPHALLGAELLKKYKEHPVVINAAASHHEDVEMTHAISALVQAADAISGARPGARREPLEGYVKRLENLESIANTFEGVAKTYAIQAGREVRVVVEPDKADDQLSEKLAEDIAHKIQEEMEYPGQIKVTVIREVRKIAYAK from the coding sequence ATGGATTATAGTAACATATTATTTATTGTAGCAGCAATCGTTGTTACTTTCGTTATAGCATTTGCAATCGGCTGGTTTATTCACTCAAAAATCGCATCAAATAAAATTAGTGTGGCTAAAGAAAATGCCGCAAATATTATTGCAGATGCTGAAAAAGAAGCAAAAAATATAAAACGAGAAAAACTTTTAGAAGTTAAAGATGAATGGTTAAAAAAGAAACAAGAATTTGATGGCGAAAAAAATACTAAACTTCAGAAACTGCAAGTTTATGAAAAGAAAATTGAGCAGCGTGAGCAAAGTTTAGAAAAAAAATATGAATTGGTAACAGAAAAAGAAAAAGAGAATAAAGAAATTGATAGACAAATTAAGAAACACCAAGAAATAATTGAAAAAAAATTAGAAGAAGTTGATAAACTAATTGCTGATCAAAATATACGATTGGAAAAAACTGCCGGATTAACGAAAGACGAAGCAAAAAAAATGCTGATGGAAAACGTTATTGATAAGGCAAAATCCGATGCTTCACAATTTGTAAATGAAATTAAAGATAAAGCAAAATCGGAAGCAAAAAAAGAATCTCAAAAAATTATTGTACAAGCTATTCAAAGAACTGCGGTTGATCACTCAGTTGAAACAACAGTTTCTGTTTTACAAATTCAAAATGATGAAATGAAAGGCAGAATAATTGGGAGAGAAGGAAGAAATATTAGAGCTTTTGAAGCTGCAACCGGTGTGGATGTAATTGTTGATGATACTCCCGAAGCGGTTATTCTATCGGCGTTTGATCAGTTTAGAAGAGAAATTGCAAGAATTTCTTTAGAAAGATTAATTGCGGATGGAAGAATTCATCCATCAAGAATTGAAGAAGTTGTAAAAAAAGTTGAACAAGAATTGGATGAAGAAATTCAAAAAGAAGGTGAAAATGTTCTCATTCAATTAGGAATTCATGGAGTTAATAGAGATCTTGTAAAATTTATTGGCAGAATGAAATACAGATCAAGTTACGGACAAAATCTATTACAGCATAGTATTGAGGTTGCATATATTACCGGATTTATGGCTGCAGAACTTGGCTTTGATCAACAAATTGCAAAACGTGCCGGCTTACTTCATGATATTGGCAAAACAGTTGATAAAAGTATTGAAGGACCGCATGCATTACTTGGCGCTGAGTTATTAAAAAAATATAAAGAACATCCGGTTGTAATTAATGCTGCCGCAAGTCATCACGAAGATGTTGAAATGACTCATGCAATTTCAGCATTAGTTCAAGCTGCCGATGCGATTAGCGGTGCAAGACCCGGCGCAAGAAGAGAACCGCTCGAAGGCTACGTTAAACGTTTGGAAAATCTTGAAAGTATTGCAAACACTTTTGAAGGTGTTGCAAAAACCTATGCAATTCAAGCCGGAAGAGAAGTTAGAGTTGTTGTTGAGCCGGATAAAGCCGATGATCAATTATCGGAAAAACTTGCTGAAGATATTGCTCATAAAATTCAAGAAGAAATGGAATATCCGGGACAAATAAAAGTTACGGTAATTCGTGAAGTAAGAAAAATAGCTTACGCAAAATAA